One window from the genome of Cyclobacterium amurskyense encodes:
- a CDS encoding EVE domain-containing protein encodes MNTFIFQCLPQKYDLREKLIKGQKDTWYATRYRNKMQPGDLVFFWMGGDDRFRGLYGWGELISEPYIKEDWESYGVDILYKARFAKPITKSKILKYPNLSNLLLFRAPMASNFLVDSSESKSLIKLISGLGEPTPLTQ; translated from the coding sequence ATGAATACGTTTATTTTTCAATGTTTACCTCAAAAATACGATTTGAGAGAGAAATTGATAAAAGGGCAGAAAGACACCTGGTATGCCACCCGCTATCGAAACAAAATGCAACCTGGTGATTTGGTGTTCTTTTGGATGGGTGGGGACGACCGGTTTAGAGGCCTATATGGTTGGGGTGAGCTTATTTCAGAGCCCTATATAAAGGAAGATTGGGAGAGTTATGGTGTAGATATTTTGTATAAAGCAAGGTTTGCAAAACCCATAACAAAAAGTAAAATTTTAAAATACCCGAATTTATCCAACCTATTGTTATTTCGTGCCCCGATGGCCTCCAATTTTTTAGTGGATTCTTCAGAGTCAAAAAGTTTGATCAAATTAATCAGTGGCCTAGGAGAACCAACACCATTAACTCAATAA
- a CDS encoding alpha/beta fold hydrolase: MKNIHFIYFQLFVFTSIPFAHGQRIEEEKYVCIGGIEQWVTIQGEDASKPIILFIHGGPGSTQSQFEKNMYANWTKDFILVHWDQRGAGRTYGRNAPEELNEAYLINHPLSVETMTNDGIELTQYLLDHLNKKKVILLASSWGSVLATKMAINKPDLFHAYIGHSQIVNFLKNIQDAYETVFTLASDNKDNEAMEMLKSFGKPPYEDAKNYGKLLRIIKKYEAKRETPAPASWFQIAADYDNEKDSEDRYNGDDYSFVNLVGHKKLGLKSMVAGIDFSEDALHFKIPIFLIQGEGDILTSRNLSKPYFDKITAPNKAYFLLPKAAHGFNQSVLDKQYELITKYLYME, encoded by the coding sequence ATGAAAAATATACACTTTATATATTTTCAATTGTTTGTTTTCACTTCAATACCCTTTGCCCATGGTCAAAGGATAGAGGAAGAAAAGTATGTCTGCATTGGTGGAATAGAACAATGGGTCACGATCCAAGGTGAGGATGCTAGTAAACCCATAATTCTCTTTATCCACGGTGGGCCTGGAAGCACCCAAAGCCAGTTTGAAAAAAACATGTATGCCAATTGGACCAAGGATTTCATACTTGTGCATTGGGACCAAAGAGGTGCAGGTAGAACCTATGGCCGAAATGCACCGGAAGAATTAAATGAAGCCTATTTAATCAATCATCCATTGTCAGTGGAAACAATGACCAACGATGGAATCGAACTCACCCAATACCTTCTTGATCACCTGAACAAGAAAAAAGTAATCCTGCTGGCTTCTTCATGGGGTTCGGTTTTGGCAACAAAAATGGCCATTAATAAACCAGACCTTTTTCATGCCTATATAGGTCATTCCCAAATCGTTAATTTTTTGAAAAATATTCAAGATGCTTACGAAACTGTTTTTACATTGGCCAGCGATAATAAAGACAATGAGGCCATGGAAATGCTTAAATCTTTTGGTAAACCACCTTATGAAGATGCCAAAAACTATGGAAAACTACTGCGGATAATTAAAAAATACGAAGCAAAAAGGGAAACTCCAGCCCCTGCTTCCTGGTTCCAAATAGCAGCAGACTATGACAATGAAAAAGACAGTGAAGACCGCTACAATGGGGATGATTATTCTTTCGTCAACCTAGTGGGACACAAAAAATTAGGCTTAAAGTCAATGGTCGCGGGAATAGATTTTAGCGAAGATGCTTTGCACTTCAAAATACCCATCTTCCTGATTCAGGGCGAAGGCGATATATTGACTTCCAGGAATTTAAGCAAACCCTATTTTGATAAAATTACTGCGCCAAACAAAGCTTACTTCTTATTACCAAAAGCTGCGCATGGTTTTAATCAATCCGTACTGGACAAGCAGTATGAGTTGATAACTAAGTACCTATACATGGAATAA
- a CDS encoding TetR/AcrR family transcriptional regulator — MSSIPKSRNKREALVKATIHLVNNNGFHAAPMSKIAKMAGVSPGTIYLYFENKQDLVNQVYIEVKASFTQFAFKDYVETASIAIDFEKIWKNIAAFKLNEIEESMFLSQCENTPMIDEPSRKEGLKHLSPLLTLWERGQAEGVIKPVSPYLLYAFSIYPISFLLQQRERFEIKPENINEAYEMAWNSIKI, encoded by the coding sequence ATGAGCAGCATCCCAAAAAGCAGGAATAAAAGAGAGGCCCTGGTAAAGGCGACAATTCATCTTGTCAACAACAATGGCTTCCATGCAGCACCAATGTCTAAGATTGCAAAGATGGCAGGAGTGTCTCCAGGGACGATTTATCTCTACTTTGAAAACAAACAGGACCTGGTCAATCAGGTATATATAGAAGTTAAAGCTTCTTTCACACAGTTTGCTTTTAAAGATTATGTGGAGACTGCTTCAATAGCGATTGACTTTGAAAAAATATGGAAGAATATAGCAGCTTTCAAGTTGAATGAAATAGAAGAATCCATGTTTTTATCACAATGCGAAAATACGCCTATGATAGATGAGCCAAGCAGAAAGGAAGGCTTGAAGCACTTAAGCCCTCTATTGACGCTCTGGGAGAGAGGGCAGGCAGAAGGAGTTATAAAACCCGTTTCTCCTTATTTACTTTACGCATTTAGCATCTATCCAATATCCTTTTTATTACAACAACGCGAGCGGTTTGAAATAAAACCGGAAAACATTAATGAAGCCTATGAAATGGCTTGGAACAGTATTAAAATTTAA
- a CDS encoding NADP-dependent oxidoreductase, whose protein sequence is MTTTKTINLKSRPQGAPALTDFDFTTSENPELQDGEVLLATKYVSVDPYLRGRMSDAPSYVPPFKLNEPISSGIIAEVLESKSTKFTTGDKVIGSLQWKETQVAKEQGLSKVDPDKAPLSAYLGIIGMTGLTAFLGLREIGKPKKGETLLVSGAAGAVGSVVGQIGKILGLRVVGIAGTDEKVEMLTSEFGFDEGINYNTTENMAEAIKSACPDGVDIYFDNVGGEISDAVLFNINQFSRTIICGAISVYNKTEKPKSLSVQPFLVKKSALMQGFIVSDYADKHAEAIQQLAEWLQQGKLHASETIIEGFDNIPQAFLDLFEGKNKGKMVVKV, encoded by the coding sequence ATGACTACTACAAAAACGATTAATTTAAAAAGCAGACCACAAGGAGCTCCTGCATTAACAGATTTTGACTTTACCACTTCTGAAAACCCTGAATTGCAGGATGGAGAAGTATTGTTGGCTACAAAATATGTTTCTGTGGATCCTTATTTGAGAGGAAGAATGAGTGATGCCCCATCTTATGTTCCTCCTTTTAAACTTAATGAGCCAATTTCTTCAGGGATTATTGCTGAAGTTTTGGAATCAAAAAGCACAAAATTTACCACAGGTGATAAGGTAATCGGTTCCTTACAATGGAAGGAAACACAGGTAGCCAAAGAACAAGGTCTAAGTAAAGTTGACCCTGATAAGGCACCACTTTCTGCTTACCTTGGGATTATTGGTATGACTGGTCTTACTGCTTTTCTTGGATTGAGAGAGATAGGTAAACCTAAAAAGGGTGAAACCCTTCTCGTATCCGGCGCCGCTGGAGCGGTAGGTTCTGTGGTAGGCCAAATCGGTAAAATCCTAGGACTTCGTGTAGTGGGTATAGCGGGAACCGATGAAAAAGTAGAAATGCTTACTTCCGAATTCGGATTTGACGAAGGCATCAATTATAACACCACCGAAAACATGGCCGAGGCAATAAAAAGTGCTTGTCCAGATGGTGTTGACATTTATTTTGACAATGTTGGCGGTGAGATTTCAGATGCCGTACTTTTCAACATTAATCAATTCTCAAGAACCATAATTTGTGGTGCTATTTCAGTTTACAATAAAACTGAAAAGCCCAAAAGCCTCAGTGTGCAACCCTTCCTGGTAAAGAAAAGTGCTTTAATGCAGGGATTCATAGTTTCTGATTATGCAGACAAACATGCTGAAGCCATCCAACAATTGGCAGAATGGTTGCAACAAGGTAAGCTGCATGCTTCTGAAACCATCATAGAGGGATTTGACAATATACCTCAGGCCTTTTTAGACCTTTTCGAAGGGAAAAACAAAGGTAAAATGGTAGTGAAAGTTTAG
- a CDS encoding type 1 glutamine amidotransferase domain-containing protein, which yields MKVLFVLTSHDKLGETGEKTGFWIEEFAAPYYLLKDNGISITLASPKGGQPPIDPKSKEPDFQTASTKRFNEDKETKEILSSTVKLETVNQADYDAVFYPGGHGPLWDLAEDKNSIALIEDFIKNNKPVAAVCHAPAIFKHTKNADGTPLVSGKKVTGFTNGEEEGVQLTDIVPFLVEDMLKRNGGIYSKGDDWASYAVEDGLLITGQNPASSELAAELLLKRLS from the coding sequence ATGAAAGTATTATTTGTATTGACTTCCCATGATAAATTGGGCGAAACTGGAGAAAAAACCGGGTTTTGGATAGAAGAATTCGCGGCTCCATATTATTTACTTAAGGACAATGGGATTTCAATAACCCTGGCTTCCCCAAAAGGTGGACAACCCCCTATTGACCCTAAAAGCAAGGAACCTGACTTCCAAACAGCATCGACAAAAAGGTTTAATGAGGACAAGGAAACAAAAGAAATCCTGTCTTCCACTGTGAAATTAGAAACAGTAAATCAAGCAGATTATGATGCGGTGTTTTATCCAGGTGGTCATGGACCATTATGGGATTTAGCAGAAGACAAAAACTCTATTGCATTGATAGAGGATTTCATAAAAAACAACAAACCTGTTGCTGCTGTTTGCCACGCTCCAGCCATTTTTAAACACACTAAAAATGCAGACGGAACACCTTTAGTAAGTGGTAAAAAAGTAACCGGTTTTACTAACGGCGAAGAAGAAGGCGTTCAATTGACAGATATTGTACCCTTCCTGGTAGAGGATATGTTGAAGAGAAATGGTGGCATCTATTCCAAAGGTGATGACTGGGCTTCCTATGCAGTAGAGGATGGCTTATTAATTACCGGACAAAACCCAGCTTCTTCAGAGTTAGCCGCTGAACTTTTATTGAAAAGACTAAGTTAA
- a CDS encoding YoaK family protein, producing the protein MFRHQGKSRTYRHNLQIATFLSFVAGIVNVAGFLSIKQLTTNVTGHFALFINDLSNFEFWKGTIYFLYIFSFLFGSFLSSFLIENYRENKKLNVFVLPTIIECIILLSIALMSNFVVITHPDVIACLLLFAMGIQNSFVTKISNTIVRTTHLTGLFTDLGIELSQLLFPKRHPNREKIKATIKLRIFIILFFFAGGLIGGFLYSRIGLELNTLIFGAIILLGGLFYDDFRYRVIKTKRKYDQRKKNKIKKLVA; encoded by the coding sequence ATGTTTAGACATCAAGGCAAAAGCAGAACTTACAGGCACAATTTGCAAATTGCTACTTTTTTGTCTTTTGTGGCTGGAATTGTTAATGTAGCCGGATTTTTATCAATTAAGCAGTTGACTACAAATGTCACAGGTCACTTTGCTTTATTTATTAATGACCTTTCCAATTTTGAGTTTTGGAAGGGCACCATTTATTTCCTTTATATATTCTCCTTTCTTTTTGGCTCCTTTTTATCAAGCTTTTTAATTGAAAATTATCGAGAGAACAAGAAGTTAAATGTCTTCGTTTTACCAACAATAATCGAATGCATTATTTTATTATCCATTGCCTTGATGAGTAATTTTGTGGTCATAACTCATCCAGATGTAATTGCCTGTTTGCTCCTTTTTGCAATGGGTATACAAAACTCATTCGTTACCAAAATTTCTAATACTATTGTAAGAACCACGCATTTGACCGGATTATTTACAGATTTAGGCATAGAATTGTCTCAATTGTTATTTCCAAAACGACACCCCAACAGAGAAAAAATTAAAGCCACGATTAAACTCCGTATTTTTATTATACTTTTCTTTTTTGCTGGTGGACTTATAGGAGGTTTTCTTTACTCAAGGATTGGTCTTGAATTAAACACTTTAATTTTTGGTGCGATAATATTATTAGGCGGTCTTTTTTACGACGATTTTAGATACAGAGTAATTAAAACAAAGCGAAAATACGACCAAAGGAAAAAGAACAAAATCAAGAAACTAGTTGCATAG
- a CDS encoding SDR family oxidoreductase: MKLENKVVIVTGSSRGIGREIALHLADNGAKVIVNSSSSLPDAQKIVDTIVKNGGQALAIKADVSKKEEVTQLFDETIKTFGQVDVLVNNAGVMTTKKLKDFTQEDFSWQFDINVRGVFNTLQEADSKLADNGSIINFSSSTVKMMFPTYALYSASKAAVEQMTRVFSKEIGRGISVNAIAPGPTETELFLKGKSPEFIEKLKAMNAFNRLATPMDIAKVVLFLASEDSKWVSGQVIGANGAMV, from the coding sequence ATGAAATTAGAGAATAAAGTAGTCATAGTAACAGGTTCTTCAAGAGGAATAGGCAGAGAAATCGCACTTCATTTGGCGGACAATGGTGCGAAAGTTATTGTAAATTCTTCCAGTAGTTTACCCGATGCACAAAAAATAGTTGACACGATAGTTAAAAACGGTGGTCAGGCTTTGGCCATTAAGGCAGATGTAAGTAAAAAGGAAGAAGTTACGCAGCTATTCGACGAAACGATAAAAACTTTCGGACAGGTGGATGTATTGGTCAACAATGCTGGGGTAATGACTACAAAAAAATTAAAAGACTTTACACAGGAAGACTTTAGCTGGCAGTTTGACATAAATGTAAGGGGTGTTTTCAATACCTTGCAAGAAGCGGACAGCAAACTGGCTGACAATGGAAGTATCATCAACTTCTCTTCTAGCACCGTAAAAATGATGTTCCCTACTTATGCTTTGTATTCTGCTTCAAAGGCTGCTGTAGAACAGATGACTCGTGTTTTTTCCAAAGAAATTGGTAGAGGGATATCTGTCAATGCCATTGCTCCAGGACCTACAGAAACAGAGTTGTTTTTAAAAGGGAAAAGCCCTGAATTTATTGAGAAGCTAAAAGCCATGAATGCTTTTAACAGATTGGCAACACCAATGGACATTGCCAAAGTAGTATTGTTTTTGGCAAGTGAGGATTCAAAATGGGTATCTGGACAAGTAATTGGCGCCAATGGAGCCATGGTATAA
- a CDS encoding DUF6503 family protein, whose translation MRLSLISLIIINALLISCNGKEQSNTQKEGLTSFQNKGHETVYHMVQKVGNYSVLSKNKDVVYTYTYQTPDGKTDVSTEKYLFDGELSYGAYQQHERTLPDLEGLIEQGYDGSEYWLKHKGEIINDPTALKRVTFNRPTNFYWFTMFQKLLDPGLNYEYIGEKTIDNAVYDIVKISFDSTDGKPTDIYQVYINRDTQMVDQFLFTVVDAGVVDTPLLMQLEYEEIGGLLIPTKRVYKASNWDAEVTDAPWIKVNWNNIKFNNGLSLADFKK comes from the coding sequence ATGAGACTGAGTTTAATTTCACTGATTATTATAAATGCCCTACTTATTTCTTGTAATGGCAAGGAACAGTCCAACACACAGAAAGAAGGCTTAACTTCCTTTCAAAACAAAGGGCATGAAACCGTTTACCACATGGTTCAAAAAGTGGGTAACTATTCTGTACTAAGCAAAAACAAGGACGTGGTATATACTTATACCTATCAAACCCCTGATGGCAAAACAGATGTTTCCACAGAAAAATACCTTTTTGATGGAGAGCTTTCCTATGGTGCATATCAGCAACATGAGAGAACACTTCCAGACTTGGAAGGCCTTATTGAGCAAGGATACGATGGTTCGGAATATTGGCTTAAACACAAAGGGGAAATCATAAATGACCCAACCGCACTAAAAAGAGTGACCTTTAACAGACCCACCAATTTCTATTGGTTTACCATGTTTCAAAAATTATTGGATCCAGGATTGAACTATGAATACATTGGAGAAAAAACCATAGACAATGCTGTTTACGATATTGTGAAAATCTCCTTTGATTCAACTGATGGAAAACCAACCGATATTTATCAGGTCTATATCAATAGGGATACCCAAATGGTTGACCAGTTTCTTTTTACTGTAGTTGATGCTGGAGTGGTAGATACCCCTCTTTTGATGCAACTTGAATATGAAGAAATAGGTGGCCTCCTTATTCCTACCAAAAGGGTATACAAAGCATCAAACTGGGACGCAGAAGTCACTGATGCTCCATGGATAAAAGTAAACTGGAACAATATCAAGTTCAACAATGGTTTAAGCTTAGCTGATTTCAAAAAATAA
- the yidD gene encoding membrane protein insertion efficiency factor YidD: MKATLTLLFLCFFHLPQASSQVQESGISNLFNIYSNYISDTRGQKCPMYPSCSHYSMQAFSQFGALKGALLTSDRLIRCGHEQSIYDLNWEKDEPKFEDFPNWGFSEDPLPKRYPSKFSQNVSFYNANNDTTFFLSLINSKDYESAIIEYKRMVHFGAKDQQSLILELNYLIALNAIGNYEKVIFHFENKLNEELKKEPEVILELADAWFRLNNFEKALSTLKTIDSTSYYYPHKNLFTGVAHAYMNNYEAAVTNFNQIDQDFIYADYAKSNIELIHGIAALKNKKPYVAGLLGLVPGGGYFYAGQNTTGITSLVLTGLLGYASYTSFKTKNHGVGILAGVFTLTFYSGSITGGINAIKRQNLNKEKKLKSKLLYITQ; encoded by the coding sequence ATGAAAGCCACTTTAACTCTTTTATTCCTCTGTTTTTTTCATTTGCCTCAGGCCTCAAGTCAGGTTCAAGAAAGTGGAATTTCAAATCTTTTTAATATTTATTCCAACTATATCAGCGACACTCGCGGACAGAAATGCCCCATGTATCCAAGTTGCTCCCATTATTCCATGCAAGCTTTCAGTCAGTTTGGGGCATTAAAAGGAGCTTTATTGACTTCAGATAGACTTATCAGGTGTGGGCATGAGCAAAGCATCTATGATCTAAACTGGGAAAAGGATGAACCCAAATTCGAAGATTTCCCTAATTGGGGTTTTAGTGAGGACCCTTTGCCAAAACGATATCCATCAAAGTTTTCTCAAAATGTCAGCTTCTACAATGCGAATAATGACACCACCTTTTTCCTTTCTTTAATAAACTCGAAAGACTACGAGAGTGCAATTATTGAATACAAGCGAATGGTTCATTTTGGAGCAAAAGATCAACAGTCGCTAATACTTGAATTGAACTATCTAATTGCTTTAAACGCAATAGGTAACTATGAAAAAGTAATATTTCATTTTGAAAATAAATTGAATGAGGAATTAAAAAAAGAGCCTGAAGTAATTTTGGAGCTGGCAGATGCCTGGTTCAGGTTAAATAACTTTGAGAAAGCCCTATCAACTTTAAAAACAATTGATTCAACAAGCTATTACTACCCTCATAAAAACTTATTTACTGGCGTAGCACATGCTTATATGAATAATTACGAAGCTGCTGTTACCAATTTTAATCAAATAGATCAAGATTTTATTTACGCGGATTATGCCAAAAGCAACATAGAGCTAATCCATGGGATTGCTGCGCTCAAAAACAAAAAACCTTACGTTGCTGGTCTTCTGGGCTTAGTGCCAGGAGGAGGTTATTTTTATGCTGGTCAGAATACTACTGGAATAACTTCATTGGTGCTTACTGGCCTATTGGGCTATGCAAGTTATACCAGTTTTAAAACCAAGAATCACGGAGTTGGCATTTTAGCTGGAGTTTTCACCCTTACTTTTTATTCTGGAAGCATTACTGGAGGGATCAACGCTATAAAAAGACAAAACCTTAACAAAGAGAAAAAATTAAAATCAAAACTATTATATATCACACAATAA
- a CDS encoding fatty acid desaturase family protein — MRNKHLHIAQDSELLQTIYRNVEQELLIDRKAFLILNILKFSFYFSLSGIFYALLFIVQSPSLFILTYVSFGFMTLLLAFNFSHDCSHNTLFKSKKVNNLCFIALYTLVGAHGEAWKQRHVQSHHFAPNVKDYDSDLRISKLIRIIPGSPWFWYHKFQPIYAPIAYTTYSLFWILVKDFYLLYSKDEYDQVKNRGYHLSFWIQKSSYFVLIMGLPLLYSQQAWAIVLLGFLAMHLAQSLFLLLTFFMTHHVEGTLYPDTTEDGTIETSWVMNQIKSSNDMHPFSKTANFILGGFNNHIAHHLFPHIHHTYYPQLSQILYTVLADHNIQPNQTSYVGGILSHFKLLKRMSRP; from the coding sequence TTGAGAAATAAACACCTTCATATAGCCCAGGACAGTGAATTGCTACAGACCATTTATAGGAATGTGGAGCAGGAACTGCTTATTGATAGAAAGGCATTCCTTATATTAAATATCCTTAAATTTTCCTTTTATTTTTCTTTGTCCGGGATTTTCTATGCCCTGTTATTTATTGTCCAAAGTCCTTCATTGTTTATATTGACCTATGTGTCATTTGGCTTTATGACCTTGTTGCTTGCTTTCAATTTCTCTCACGATTGTTCACACAATACCCTTTTTAAAAGTAAAAAAGTCAATAACCTTTGCTTTATTGCTTTGTACACACTTGTAGGTGCGCACGGGGAAGCCTGGAAGCAAAGACACGTGCAATCGCATCATTTTGCACCGAATGTTAAAGATTACGATTCTGATCTAAGGATTTCAAAATTGATTCGGATAATTCCTGGAAGTCCCTGGTTTTGGTACCATAAATTTCAACCGATCTATGCACCAATTGCCTATACTACCTATTCCCTTTTTTGGATATTGGTTAAAGATTTCTACTTGCTTTATTCAAAGGATGAATACGATCAGGTAAAGAATCGAGGCTATCACCTTTCATTTTGGATCCAAAAAAGCAGCTATTTTGTGCTGATCATGGGCTTACCTTTGCTTTATTCTCAACAGGCTTGGGCCATAGTGCTATTGGGGTTTTTAGCCATGCATTTGGCCCAATCTTTATTTCTATTGCTGACCTTTTTTATGACGCATCATGTGGAGGGAACCCTGTATCCTGATACAACTGAAGATGGAACGATTGAAACTTCTTGGGTAATGAACCAGATCAAGAGCTCCAACGATATGCATCCTTTCAGTAAAACGGCCAACTTTATTTTGGGAGGTTTTAACAATCATATCGCTCATCATTTATTCCCGCACATACACCATACGTATTACCCTCAGCTCAGTCAGATATTGTATACAGTGCTGGCCGATCACAATATTCAGCCCAATCAGACGAGTTATGTTGGAGGAATTCTGTCTCATTTTAAGTTACTGAAGCGAATGAGTAGGCCATAA
- a CDS encoding fatty acid desaturase family protein — MNKLKFTKDEGTAFYKELNEVLSEYFSKNKLEKSGNSTMYFKIFLYFGLDLLFYVLMLSSTNLVSFFVFYLLMGFFVLLTAFNVSHDAAHGVAVKGKFWNKFLFSLSFNLQGNNAYVWGKNHNESHHLYTNVEGSDIDVLNNPVFRMTESQELKWFHRYQYIYAPFLYLLYSLNWFFFRDTLMLLNYSSRTIKVEIPRKEAFKLLIYKVLYLGYMIFLPVYLLPFGWGIVLLAFLLNHFMVSLIFVAVLGVSHVSDYVAHPQPDTNNKLNMSWAKLQMCTSVDYNANSVLLNWTLGGFNAHALHHLLPNISHVHYLKILPLFRQLADKHGLTYMEMPYGKSIAAHFRFLKYMGANRTLQTMDFEK, encoded by the coding sequence ATGAACAAATTAAAGTTTACCAAAGACGAAGGGACGGCTTTTTACAAGGAACTGAATGAAGTTTTGTCGGAATATTTCTCCAAGAATAAACTGGAGAAATCAGGGAACAGTACCATGTACTTTAAGATCTTCCTTTATTTTGGCCTGGACCTTTTGTTTTATGTATTGATGCTATCGAGTACTAACCTTGTTAGCTTCTTTGTTTTCTATTTACTGATGGGCTTTTTTGTGCTTCTGACAGCCTTCAATGTATCTCACGATGCTGCACATGGTGTGGCGGTAAAAGGTAAATTTTGGAATAAATTTCTTTTCTCTTTAAGCTTCAATCTTCAAGGTAACAATGCCTATGTTTGGGGTAAAAACCACAATGAATCCCATCACCTCTATACCAATGTAGAGGGAAGTGATATTGATGTGTTGAACAATCCTGTTTTTCGTATGACTGAAAGCCAGGAATTAAAGTGGTTTCACCGCTACCAATACATTTACGCACCTTTTCTTTATCTTTTGTATTCGCTTAACTGGTTCTTTTTCAGGGATACATTAATGCTATTGAATTATTCAAGTCGGACCATTAAAGTCGAAATACCACGAAAGGAAGCGTTCAAATTATTGATTTACAAAGTATTGTACCTTGGGTACATGATTTTCCTTCCTGTTTACCTATTGCCTTTTGGTTGGGGAATTGTCTTGCTTGCCTTTCTATTGAATCACTTTATGGTTTCCCTCATTTTTGTAGCTGTTTTAGGGGTGTCACATGTTTCAGATTATGTGGCCCATCCCCAGCCTGATACCAATAATAAACTAAACATGAGTTGGGCCAAGCTTCAAATGTGTACTTCTGTAGACTATAATGCCAATAGCGTTCTTCTGAATTGGACCCTCGGCGGATTCAATGCACATGCCCTTCATCATTTGTTGCCCAATATTAGTCATGTCCATTACCTGAAAATACTGCCTCTCTTTCGGCAGTTGGCGGATAAACATGGTTTGACTTATATGGAAATGCCTTATGGTAAATCAATTGCCGCACATTTTAGGTTTTTGAAATACATGGGAGCCAATAGAACCCTACAGACCATGGATTTTGAGAAATAA